GCCCAAGTCTTTACAGTTGAGCTTTCTCAATATGTGTATGACAAACAACATAGCGACCCTTTGAAATAATGGATAGAACTAATTAAATCAGTGGATTTCTGAGAAATCGTGgataaatgcgcatatactcaggCTAGAGGCTTAAGAAGAGCAGCTAATTATGGTAGTGGTTAGCTACAGAGTATACAAAAATGCTCAGATCAAGAGTGAACTTTTATATTTTGCGCGCAAGGAGTCTCGTCGATAGATTTCGATCAACGTCAATAATCAACCTTGATGCTATTGTACAACCCCCAGCTACTGATATATACTACTAATAATCCATCCAGATGAATTATTTTCCTTCAAGGGGTGTGCTCGACCCTCTGAACCTTGTTACCCATGGGAGGGGTCTTCATCACAGAGGAAGGGCTGACGTATTGTCGAAAGTGACCAGAGCTACAGTTCTGAAGTAGGTGGTGATATCAGGCAAGATTTGAGATCCACTAAGTGAATGGGGTTAGAGGGTTCAATAAGAGTCCATACTGAACGATGTTCCAGAGCTATATCTGGCGTGGGAAGGGCTGTAGAGTGCTAACCTGTCAGCAGCACAGTTCATGGAGACCAACCATAGAGCGATCAAGGGTATATCAAGGGGGTCTGGGTATATTATAAAAAGCCTTGAAAGACCAACATTGGGCATTTTAGATAAGTTTGATTCGAGTCTTTTTAGGTGTGCTGTGGGAGTGGACATGGACGAGAACTCCATACAAGTAGAGGCCCTCAAACCCCGTAAATCGTGCTAAAGAGCCCAGTACATCAAACGTGGTTTTAAAAAGTCAATACAGAGGTTGTTTGGCTCTGGCCATCCCCTTCCCACTCAAATGGTCACAAGTTACTCTCAAAAGGCTCGGTTCGCTTCCGATTCTTGGTATCCTCCAAAACAACCATCAATTGAGAGCTCACTTCCCATGTTCCAACCTGTCTCTGTATGTGCCATCCTACGAGTCGCCAAGGACCAAAATCTGGTACTTGAGACTGGATGAACCTCTCGACCGCAGCCACTTCGCGCAGTGCATTAAATCCAGTACGAGATTCAGGCCGTTCTATTGATAAAAGAGGTTCCTTCTGTAGTACGTCCTCTGTCACCCATGTTCGCCATGCTCTGCCAATCATGGCCGTTGACATTTGCGTTTCTATGCAGAGTTTGGATGGATAAGGAAGGGCCAGTGTAATGACGTAATATAGTTACACACCAATGTCTTCGATTTCTGCATGCTTATACTGGGTGCCAACAATCAAGTAGCGGCTAGGGAGAGACGACACCCTAGACTGAGACTTTGTGAACTCGTCACATTGATCCACTAGCCCATCGAGTTGATAGAACATGGCGTCGATGCGCAAGTTGGCCAAGACAGTTGATGGTGTCATGAATGCAGGAACAAAACTGTCGATTAGAGGAAGTACTGTATATCCGCATAGATAGTTAACAACTATCTGGAATAGGTCCGGGTCGCGAGAAAGCTTTAAAGTGCGAGATTGTGCCTCCGAAAAGTCTCCCAAGAAGCAAGACGTGAAAAAATTAGGCGAATCGAACACTATTTGTGATTTGTTTAGTAGAAAGCGCCTTCCTCTTACTATAACTGTATACTCGTGATCGTAGTCCATTTCATGCAACAAGTGGATGTGGTGTGAGGCAGGACTTCATTGCTGATTCCGGTGGCTGAATTTGGTAGAATTCTACTTAAATAGCTGGTTacataatcaaagagctATTAATGAGGTACTTGTGTTCGTATTAATCAACACTTCAATAGAGTTCAATTAACTGCTTCGGGTTTCGAATTTACACTGTCCCCTAGCATTAACGTACCACGCTGAAAGCCCAACATTATCACTGATTACAGGCACTGTCCGTGTATACGTAGTATCGGTGCATGATTTAATCTTGTAAGAAAGACTTATAAGAGCACGAGTTGACGTCTGATGAttttttatttgaaatcGGGGAAATGATCTGTATAAGTAAAGATAAAGGAGTCAAAATAAGACATGGAATTCGGTGAGTGGGTTACCTGACGTTTGAGCGACACACGGCGCGATACCACAACCAGGACCACAAACACTCTAAACCACCTGAAAAAAGTACCAACAGCATCAATTTAACTGGCTATAATAATGCTATATTTTCTGAGAGTGGCTTGGCATCAGAATGAGAGTCGCCTGCTGGCACGGCAAACTCGGGGATACTAGACGATACTGATACCCGCTCGAAGAATACTGTCGCCTGGCGCTAATAAATGAGCGAAGCACCCGATCTCATGCGCTTTTCTGTTTACCCTCTTTTATTCTGTAAACGACTACATGGAATTGGCCGTAAATTACGAATGGAAATCATTGCGACCAGCATGTCTGTCGTCCGGGCTCACTCTGACATGTGGTGTCCGAGGTTCTTGCTGTCGCGTATGGCGCCAAGTGTGTATTTAACTAAATTGACATGGCTATATCGGACAGTATTTCGAGTATATAATGCCTATTAGAATGCGCTATGACATCCATCGAATAGCTCCAAAATGATCTCCACTGCATCCTTTGGACTGGCTCTTGTCTCACTCTGGGGTGCTGGCATTGTCTCTGCGGCACCGAGTCTCACTCTGAGCACCTTTGGTACGTTACAAACACATTTTTGGGCATCCATTTTGACCatcctccaccacctcctaGGCCCAACGTCCGTTTCCGACGTCTCGGCGCTTAAAATCACCACATCCATCAAGAACACGGGAACTGAGACACTTCGCTTGCTCAACGACCCCAACTCTGCACTTTCCACTTGGGAGACCGATAGCTTCCATGTTACTCGCGCCGAGTCCAGTCTGGTTGCCAGCCCTGCACTGAACTTTACTGGTCTTCGGGTGCGTGATATATGTACGGCTATTTGGTATTAGGTAGCTGAATATGATGGGAGACAGGTCAAGTATAGTCCGCAAGCAGCCGCAAAGCTCAACAAACCCGAGCTATTTACTGTCATCGCCCCAGGAGCGACAGTTAATATTACACACAGTCGTATGTCCACTTCTTGCTTTCACATATTCCGTGCCTAATTAGTCAAATCGCAGTGGCATCAACGTACGACTTTTCCGGGAAGGGTGGTGGAGCTGGCAAGTACAAGCTCAAATCCTCTCAACGAGCCCGAACCTTCCTCTCCATTGGCGCGGATGGCACCATCACACCGCTCGAGGCAACTGAAGATAAAATTGCCGAAGTCGCAGTCTCTGGTCGTCTTTCTGGGCCCAAGCTTCAGCCAAGCGCAAAAGGTGCTGCTCAAGCGAGTGGTTCTTTCCAGCAGGCGTCCGGAATTTCGAAGCGTGCGCTCGTGAGAGGGTGCAATAATGATCAGATCAACCAGATTTTGACCGCTGCTGATCGGGCAAATAACATGGCCCATGGGGCCCACGGGTGAGTCTGCAAGTTGAGATTTATGAAACCTGTGCTCATTGTCTCTTTGAAGCTTCTTACGCGATGGTCCCTGGGCTACGAGGCGTTGGCAAGAGGTAAGATATAACTAAATAAATACGAACCATTTCTCATCGTATCTGCCCAGTGGTTCGGAGGTTGGGATCAGAACAGATACAACTTGGTCTGGGGGCACTACGATGTAAGTTTCTCTCATAGAATCCACTGATACTAAATTAATTCACGGCCACTGGATAGAAAATTCGCTTCAACCCTCCCGACTTTCTTTATGACTGCACTTGCACTGATGAGGTATATTATCTTCCGTTCTTCTCACTGCGTGATTCTAAAACCGCAACAGGGAATCTACGCATATGTTGTTATTCCCGGACATTTTAAGGAAGTTTACCTCTGTAAGGATATCTTAGTATATTCACCCCTAAATGCTAATGGCCTTAATCCGCAATGCAGGCGGCGCATTCTGGCGTGCACCGATGGAAGGCACCGACTCGAAAGCAGGAACAATTATCCATGAGGCATCCCACTTCCCAGAGTACGCCGGTACTTCTGACCACGCATACGGTCAAGGAGCATGCCGCGACCTTGCGAGGAATGATCCGAACCGGGCAGCTATGAACGCAGAGTACGTCGACCATTTGTTAATATGACTAGGCGTTAGCTGACTGGTTGTCCTTTTAGTTCGCACGAATACTTTGCTGAGAATCAGCCATGGTTGGGCCAGTAGAAAGCTGATATGAATATTGTAACTAGGACAAAAAGCATGGAAACGGTACCAATTGATGCATTTGCTTATAATATTGGGGCCTCGTGTGGGTAATCGAGCCAGCGGCAAGAAAGCGTGAATTTTGAGGATTCAATGAGGCCGTGTGTGTTGGATTGTATTCGACTGTGGGCGATTAGTCGGTGAAAGTTTATAATGGGTCTGACCCCAATTTCACTCAACACCAAAGCATCCTGATGCAAGCTTTGGCTTATCAAAAGCATCGAGGCTCTTTTAGGAAACCTTAGCAAAATACACGCGAACGCACTCATGCAAAGGCCTAACTCTTAATATCAGGGCGTATGGTGTATCTTACAAGAGACAGAAAACCGAACAGAACTGTTTATCGAAATTTCATACATATAAAATATCTTATGTAGCCTTACCGACATCGAACGTGTAGCTGCATGCTCATCGTGTAAATGTAAACCCGGAGATCAATCA
This genomic interval from Rhizoctonia solani chromosome 11, complete sequence contains the following:
- a CDS encoding The BTB (BR-C, ttk and bab)/POZ (Pox virus and Zinc finger) domain, producing MTPSTVLANLRIDAMFYQLDGLVDQCDEFTKSQSRVSSLPSRYLIVGTQYKHAEIEDIETQMSTAMIGRAWRTWVTEDVLQKEPLLSIERPESRTGFNALREVAAVERFIQSQVPDFGPWRLVGWHIQRQVGTWEVSSQLMVVLEDTKNRKRTEPFESNL
- a CDS encoding peptidyl-Lys metalloendopeptidase, which translates into the protein MISTASFGLALVSLWGAGIVSAAPSLTLSTFGPTSVSDVSALKITTSIKNTGTETLRLLNDPNSALSTWETDSFHVTRAESSLVASPALNFTGLRVKYSPQAAAKLNKPELFTVIAPGATVNITHSLASTYDFSGKGGGAGKYKLKSSQRARTFLSIGADGTITPLEATEDKIAEVAVSGRLSGPKLQPSAKGAAQASGSFQQASGISKRALVRGCNNDQINQILTAADRANNMAHGAHGFLRDGPWATRRWQEWFGGWDQNRYNLVWGHYDKIRFNPPDFLYDCTCTDEGIYAYVVIPGHFKEVYLCGAFWRAPMEGTDSKAGTIIHEASHFPEYAGTSDHAYGQGACRDLARNDPNRAAMNADSHEYFAENQPWLGQ